The nucleotide sequence GCCTGCTCTCTTTCGGTAACGTCAAGCCCGACGCCGACGATATAATCGCCCTCCTCGCCCACGCCGCGCAGGACGGTGAACGACCAGGCAACAAGGCGGAGATGGCCGCTCTTGGTCAGCCAGAAATTGGCCGACGCCGTACGGCACTCTTGAGCCTGCAGCTTGCCGATAATCGTCTGCACCGTCAGAACATCGTCAGGCAACAGCAGCATATCCCACAGATACCGTCCGTCCATCTTCTGCCCCGGCGCGGACAGCGCCTGGCGGAAAGCCTGATTCAGGCGGACAATCCGGCCGGTGGAGTCCACCACTACCACCAGCGCGTCGACGGTATCGAGCACCGAACTCAAAAACTTATTGGCCGCCCTCGACAAATCCAGCTCTCTGTTCAGGCCGGCTTTTGCCGACGCCAGCTCGGCCAGCTGCCGGTGCAGCGCCCCATCCTCATCGGGGTGGCGTTTCGCGTGCTCGTGACTTGACATCAGCAATCACCTTCTTACTATATAATGCCGGATTATCTGCATGCACTATTATTATCGTAATATTGTCGCCGGAAATTAAGGGACCGTCCGCACGTCGATCGTCGGCGCCATGAAGGAAACGGGACATACAAGTGCGAATAAATACAGTCCAGGCTTTTGCGGCCATTGATAAGCCCCCGTCTGCGGCGTTGCTCCTCGGCTGCCATCCTCAGCGTACGTTCGTGTACGCTTCCGGTGTCAGCCTCCGGTGCGCCTTGCATCTGGGCACTTCTAAATGGCCTCCTTCGGCCGTGAATAAGCCCCCATCTGCCGCAGACAAGGCACTGCCCCTCCCCGGCGGCAATAAGCCCGTGGCCGGGAATCGAAAGCCGGCGTTTGGCCGATGCTAATCCCGAGAGCAACCGCTAATCTATATCCGAGGTGAACCATGCGACAGACCAACACGCGTCCCACCGTCGAAGCGGGCATCATGGCCGCCATCGCCGTCGTTTTCGCCCTCATCAGCGTCTACGTCCCCGTGGTCGGCGCCTTTGTCACCTTCCTGTGGCCGGTACCCATCATCCTTCTCGGCGTCCGCCACGGCTTCCGCTGGAGCGTCATGGCCACCGTCGTTGCCGGCGTCCTCAGCGCCATCCTCATCTCGCCCCTCAAGGCGATCCACATCGTCGTCGGCTTCGGACTCATCGGCCTCGTCTTCGGCCACGCCTTCCGCGCCGGTTTCGGGCCCTTCAAAACCATCCTCTGGGGTTCGGTCGTCTGCCTGATCTCCAACCTCGCCCTTATGGGGCTCACCTTTGTCGTGATGGGTGTCAACCCGTTCGCCTTTCAAATCGAATCCATGGAAAAATCGATGGTCGAAGCGATTGAGCTATACCGCGGCTTCGGCATGACGGAAACGATGATTGCCCAAATGCAGGAGCAGTTCAAGATAATGATGACGATCTTTCAGGTGCTCCTGCCCGCCCTGCTGACCTTGTCCGCCGTTTTTCAGACCTACCTCAACTTCCTTCTAGCCCGGGCGGTGCTGCGCAAACTCGGCCACGCCACCCCCGTCTTCCCCCCCTTCCGCGAATGGTCGCTGCCCAAGGCGATGCTCTACATTGCCGCCCTGGCCACCGCGGGCCTCTTTTTTAGCCAAAACCTGCAAAACGACCTGCTTGCCAAAATTGCCCTAAATCTGCTTGGGGGATCGGTCATACTCCTTTTCGGGCAAGGCTTGGCGCTATTTTACTACCTTGCCGACAAATACAATTTGTCAAGGCTTATGCGCACCATTATACTGATTATGATATTGACCAACTCTCTTCTACAAACAGTCGTCGTTTTCGCTGGCATTTTCGATCTTGCCGTCAATTTCCGCCAGCTAAATACACCCCGGTCGTCCTGACAGGAGGGTAAATAATGTCCCGCGGACCGTCGCTGTGGTTCGATACCCGCGTCTATCTCGCCGTATCGGCCGCGCTGCTCCTCATCATCCTCTTCTATAATAAATACGTAGCCGTCATCGGCGCCATCCTCCTCTACATCCTCTACCTCTACGGGCGGGAGCGGCACCTCGAGCGGCAGAAAGAACTGTCGGCCTACCTTGACCTCATGAGTGAAAGCGTCGGCCAGGCGGCCCGCTACGCCCTCCAGAACCTGCCGCTGGCCATCGCCATCGTCGACGGCGCCGGCAAGTTCCACTGGCGCAACAGCGTCCTCGCCGACTGGGCGGACGCCGAACTCGGGCCATCCGACGGCATCGACCGCTTCTGGCCGGGCATCGACCTCGCCCGCCTGTGGGGCAAGGCCGGCTTCGAAGCCTTCCACGCCCGCGGCCGCCACTACCAGGCGGTCTACAAGCCGCTGGAAGGCCCCAACCAGAACGCCCCGCCGCTCATGATCTTCTCCTTCACCGACATAACCGCCAGCGAAACCGTCAAACTCAGCTGCGAAGGCGCCATGCCGGTACTCGCGTACATCCAGATCGACAACTACAGCGACGTCCTCAAAGGCCTCAGCGAGAGCCAGCGTTCAGCCATCCTCGCCGAAGTCAACCGCCGCCTCAGCGAATGGGTCGGCCTCCTCGAAGGCTTCCTCAAAAAATACAGCGAAGACAACTACATCGCCGTCTTTGACCGCCGGGCCCTCGACGCCGCTCTCGCCGACAAATTCGACATCCTCGACACCGTCCGCACCATCCACGGCGGCAACCGCATCCCCGTCACCCTCAGCCTCGGCGTAGCCGCCGACGAGTCCACCGTCGCCGCTCTCGGCCAGCGTGCCCAGGCCGGGCTCGACCTTGCCCTCGGGCGGGGCGGCGACCAGGCCGCCGTTCATATTGCCGGCAAAGTCCAGTTCTACGGCGGCAAAGCCAAGACCGTCGAAAAGAGCACCCGCGTAAAAGCCCGTATCGTTGCCCAGGCCCTCCGCGACATCATCGCCGGCGCCTCATCCGTCGTCGTAATGGGCCACGCCAACGAAGACTACGACAGTCTCGGCGCCTCCCTCGGCGTAGCCAGGATGGCCCGCTTCCTCGGCAAGCCGGCCCAGATCGTCGCCAGCCGTCCGGGCGCGGCGGTCGAAAAACTCGCCGAATGCCTCGACGAATACGAAGAACACCGCACCCTATTCGTCGACCCGGCCCAGGCGGAAGCAACCGTTGGCCCCGGCACCGTCCTGTTCGTCGTCGACACCCACCGGCCGGCGCTCGTCGCCGCCCCCGCCCTCCTCGGCAAGGCCGAAAAAATCATCGTCATCGACCACCACCGGCGGGCCGAAGACTTTATCGCCAACCCGCTGCTCGTCTACCTAGAGCCCTCGGCTTCTTCCACCAGCGAACTCGTCACCGAACTCCTCACCTACTTCGACGAGAAGCTCGACCTCACAAGGACCGAGGCCTCCGCCCTCTACGCCGGCATCGTCGTCGACACCAAAAGCTTTACCGTCCAGACCGGCGTACGCACCTTCGACGCCGCCGCCCACCTCCGCCGGGCCGGGGCCGACCCCAAACTCGTCCGCCGGCTCTTCCGCGTCGATCTCGACACCCTCAAACACCGGGCCGAAATCATCAACAACACCGAAACATTGCCCGGCGGCGTCGTCATCGCCACCTACACCCAAAAAATCAGCGACCCGCAGATCGCCGCCGCCCAGGCGGCCGACATGCTGCTCAACATCGAGGGCGTCAGAGTAAGCTTCGTCC is from Sporomusaceae bacterium and encodes:
- a CDS encoding YybS family protein gives rise to the protein MRQTNTRPTVEAGIMAAIAVVFALISVYVPVVGAFVTFLWPVPIILLGVRHGFRWSVMATVVAGVLSAILISPLKAIHIVVGFGLIGLVFGHAFRAGFGPFKTILWGSVVCLISNLALMGLTFVVMGVNPFAFQIESMEKSMVEAIELYRGFGMTETMIAQMQEQFKIMMTIFQVLLPALLTLSAVFQTYLNFLLARAVLRKLGHATPVFPPFREWSLPKAMLYIAALATAGLFFSQNLQNDLLAKIALNLLGGSVILLFGQGLALFYYLADKYNLSRLMRTIILIMILTNSLLQTVVVFAGIFDLAVNFRQLNTPRSS
- a CDS encoding DHH family phosphoesterase, whose product is MSRGPSLWFDTRVYLAVSAALLLIILFYNKYVAVIGAILLYILYLYGRERHLERQKELSAYLDLMSESVGQAARYALQNLPLAIAIVDGAGKFHWRNSVLADWADAELGPSDGIDRFWPGIDLARLWGKAGFEAFHARGRHYQAVYKPLEGPNQNAPPLMIFSFTDITASETVKLSCEGAMPVLAYIQIDNYSDVLKGLSESQRSAILAEVNRRLSEWVGLLEGFLKKYSEDNYIAVFDRRALDAALADKFDILDTVRTIHGGNRIPVTLSLGVAADESTVAALGQRAQAGLDLALGRGGDQAAVHIAGKVQFYGGKAKTVEKSTRVKARIVAQALRDIIAGASSVVVMGHANEDYDSLGASLGVARMARFLGKPAQIVASRPGAAVEKLAECLDEYEEHRTLFVDPAQAEATVGPGTVLFVVDTHRPALVAAPALLGKAEKIIVIDHHRRAEDFIANPLLVYLEPSASSTSELVTELLTYFDEKLDLTRTEASALYAGIVVDTKSFTVQTGVRTFDAAAHLRRAGADPKLVRRLFRVDLDTLKHRAEIINNTETLPGGVVIATYTQKISDPQIAAAQAADMLLNIEGVRVSFVLFPIEGGVAVSARSQGDINVQVILEELGGGGHQTVAGAQLKGANIEDAKSRVTALVAKYIKESDSRETNPPTRS